A DNA window from Thalassospiraceae bacterium LMO-JJ14 contains the following coding sequences:
- a CDS encoding OmpA family protein, which yields MSENSNSTGKFVLAAVIILAGIVPAGYVAFDFLRKELSGHQAETRSVVMELQTQTVEEIRANAAKTADALKQINPGESTALAEDVSALKRATEEILAEQKTITAGLSKLLVEGAAKQQTVAQQPEKEATFSESVYFAIGKADGASVDKQVAKIVPEIKKHLGVGPCEIDVTGFADTLGNDLNNLKLSRDRADYVAMQLRRAKLEVYSVEAWGERRLKVHTYDGVRNENNRRADVDVHCGNRPAKIKAAAS from the coding sequence ATGTCTGAAAATAGCAATTCGACCGGGAAATTCGTTCTTGCCGCTGTCATCATTCTCGCCGGCATTGTCCCGGCAGGTTATGTGGCGTTCGATTTTCTACGTAAGGAATTGAGCGGTCATCAGGCGGAAACCCGGTCTGTGGTGATGGAATTGCAAACACAGACGGTCGAGGAGATCCGCGCCAATGCCGCAAAAACGGCAGATGCCCTGAAACAGATTAATCCGGGTGAGAGCACCGCGCTGGCCGAGGATGTGAGCGCGCTTAAACGCGCCACCGAGGAAATCCTCGCCGAACAGAAAACGATCACTGCCGGGCTCAGCAAGCTGCTTGTGGAAGGTGCCGCCAAGCAACAGACCGTTGCTCAGCAGCCCGAAAAAGAGGCAACTTTCAGCGAGTCCGTGTATTTCGCCATCGGCAAGGCGGATGGCGCTTCTGTCGACAAGCAGGTTGCCAAGATCGTTCCTGAGATCAAGAAGCATCTGGGTGTCGGACCCTGTGAAATCGACGTTACCGGGTTCGCCGATACGCTCGGCAATGATCTCAATAATCTCAAGCTGTCCCGTGACCGTGCCGATTATGTCGCGATGCAACTGCGCCGCGCCAAGCTGGAGGTTTACAGTGTCGAGGCATGGGGCGAACGGCGCCTCAAGGTTCACACGTATGACGGCGTCCGAAATGAGAACAACCGCCGCGCCGATGTCGATGTGCATTGCGGCAATAGACCGGCAAAGATCAAAGCGGCCGCATCCTGA
- a CDS encoding TOBE domain-containing protein — translation MEISARNALKGTVSEIKQGVVTDVISIDIGGGRTVVSSITRDSAERLGLAVGKEVTAIIKASDVMLAVD, via the coding sequence ATGGAAATCAGTGCCCGCAATGCCCTCAAAGGAACCGTTAGCGAAATCAAACAAGGTGTCGTTACCGATGTGATCAGCATCGATATCGGTGGTGGCAGGACGGTAGTGTCCTCAATTACACGGGATTCCGCCGAACGTCTTGGTCTCGCCGTCGGCAAGGAAGTCACGGCCATTATCAAGGCATCCGACGTGATGCTCGCCGTCGACTGA
- a CDS encoding response regulator transcription factor: MRVLLVEDDPTTQATVKLMLETAGMVVDATDLGEDGLEIGKLYEYDIIILDLMLPDMDGLEVLRRLRDSRVQTPVLILSGLTESEMKVKGLGIGADDYLTKPFDKSELMARVQAIVRRSAGHAHSIIHTGQMSVNLDTHMVEVDGQPVHLTGKEYGILELLSLRKGTTLTKEMFLNHLYGGMDEPELKIIDVFICKLRKKLADATGGEHYIETVWGRGYVLRDPETMPAAQTATA, from the coding sequence ATGCGCGTACTTTTAGTGGAAGACGATCCGACGACCCAGGCAACGGTCAAGCTGATGCTGGAAACGGCAGGCATGGTTGTCGATGCGACGGATCTCGGCGAAGACGGTCTGGAGATCGGCAAGCTTTACGAATACGACATCATCATTCTCGATCTGATGCTCCCGGACATGGATGGGCTGGAAGTGCTCAGACGGCTTCGCGATTCACGCGTCCAGACGCCAGTATTGATCCTGTCTGGGCTTACGGAATCGGAAATGAAGGTCAAGGGGCTCGGCATCGGTGCCGACGACTATCTGACCAAGCCTTTCGACAAATCAGAATTGATGGCCCGCGTGCAGGCGATCGTGCGCCGTTCCGCTGGGCACGCCCATTCGATCATCCATACCGGGCAGATGTCGGTAAATCTCGACACCCACATGGTCGAAGTCGATGGCCAGCCGGTGCATCTGACAGGCAAGGAATACGGCATTCTTGAGCTATTGAGCCTGCGCAAGGGAACGACCCTGACCAAGGAAATGTTCCTTAACCACCTGTACGGCGGCATGGACGAGCCTGAACTGAAGATCATCGACGTCTTCATCTGCAAACTCAGAAAGAAACTGGCCGATGCCACTGGTGGGGAACACTACATCGAAACGGTGTGGGGCCGGGGATACGTGCTGCGTGATCCGGAAACCATGCCGGCCGCACAAACCGCGACGGCATAA